From the genome of Deltaproteobacteria bacterium, one region includes:
- a CDS encoding flippase-like domain-containing protein, whose protein sequence is MKSNLKSYFWKLLISLLLLLFLLRFINQKELALLMKNLAWPYLIGYFVLNFFDRLIMAYKWKILLKVKEIPCSFNKLIMVYFKGTFLGNILPTSLGGGCRSRLRTFQEYKNWD, encoded by the coding sequence ATGAAATCCAACCTGAAATCCTATTTCTGGAAGCTCCTGATCAGTCTCCTCCTCCTTTTATTCCTGCTCCGCTTTATCAATCAGAAGGAATTGGCCCTCCTTATGAAGAATTTGGCCTGGCCTTATTTGATCGGATATTTCGTATTGAATTTTTTCGATCGCCTGATCATGGCCTACAAATGGAAAATTCTACTTAAGGTCAAGGAAATTCCCTGCTCTTTTAATAAACTCATTATGGTCTATTTCAAAGGAACCTTTTTAGGGAATATATTGCCGACCTCCCTGGGGGGGGGATGCCGTTCGCGCTTACGAACTTTCCAAGAATACAAAAACTGGGATTGA